Proteins found in one Zea mays cultivar B73 chromosome 1, Zm-B73-REFERENCE-NAM-5.0, whole genome shotgun sequence genomic segment:
- the LOC103645576 gene encoding trafficking protein particle complex subunit 11 yields the protein MIGTSTRLPPTQRLVEIKAVAEQFHFKISTLLLHAGKVVEVITWFRKHIKSYERVLGTPEVAFLHWEWFSRQFLVFGELIETTSTTIPDTLSPRFGTADNTLTEWEFQPAYYYQLAATYLREKRYAIECSSSMANLTTEVNGVPESVMPSVYVGQYVRLFEQGDTVSLLPLSDTEYTSYALSEAERFQDSYEIIALFRKAYESFQSLGATRMASACSSGMAIEYYATGDFSNAKQLFDSVAGLYRQEGWTSLLWENLGYLRECSMKLNSPKDFISYSLEMAALPLFSGSGEENRENKIKSGPAGSPTISRRENIQQEVINVLERKQSSEGTYDGFNNEIEEVTHLDIDQISLLRMVLTASVAFHDQSVKPGSPLLVSVSLLSHLPSPVVVDQLEVQFNQSDCNFVMHSAQEDSLPSYSNLHGQVIQDTSSLTLQDHYGIELICFTLSINLRSCWPDNVISVTLGALSSDKLLHTIFTA from the exons ATGATTGGAACTTCGACAAGGTTGCCTCCAACCCAACGCCTGGTTGAGATAAAAGCAGTTGCCGAGCAATTTCACTTTAAGATATCAACCTTGCTACTTCATGCCGGGAAAGTGGTAGAAGTAATCACATGGTTCCGTAAGCATATCAAAAGCTATGAACGGGTTCTTGGAACACCAGAAGTTGCTTTTCTTCACTGGGAATGGTTTAGCAGGCAGTTCCTTGTCTTTGGTGAGCTGATAGAAACAACATCCACAACTATTCCAGATACACTATCTCCTCGATTTGGCACTGCAGACAACACATTGACTGAGTGGGAATTTCAGCCAGCATACTACTATCAG TTAGCGGCAACTTACTTGAGGGAGAAGAGGTATGCCATCGAATGCTCGTCATCAATGGCTAACCTTACAACAGAAGTTAATGGAGTACCTGAGTCAGTAATGCCTTCTGTATATGTTGGCCAATATGTGCGCTTGTTTGAGCAAGGAGATACAGTTAGTCTACTACC CCTTTCTGATACTGAATACACCAGCTATGCTTTGTCAGAAGCTGAAAGGTTTCAAGATTCTTATGAGATAATAGCATTGTTCAGAAAAGCTTATGAATCATTTCAGAGCCTAGGTGCTACAAGAATGGCTTCTGCCTGTAGCAGTGGAATGGCCATAGAATATTACGCAACTGGTGATTTTAGCAACGCAAAACAGCTTTTTGATAGTGTTGCTGGTCTATACCGTCAAGAGGGTTGGACCAGTTTGCTCTGGGAGAACCTAGGATACTTGAGAGAGTGCTCAATGAAACTTAATTCTCCCAAGGATTTTATCAGCTATTCCCTAGAGATGGCTGCATTACCATTATTTTctggtagtggagaggaaaatcgAGAAAACAAAATTAAGAGTGGGCCTGCAGGTTCCCCTACCATTTCCAGGAGAGAGAATATACAGCAGGAAGTTATTAATGTTTTGGAAAGAAAACAGTCATCAGAAGGAACATATGATGGATTTAATAATGAGATAGAAGAAGTTACTCACCTTGATATTGATCAGATAAGTCTGCTAAGAATGGTGCTTACTGCATCTGTTGCTTTTCATGATCAATCTGTAAAACCTGGTTCACCTCTGCTTGTCAGCGTGTCACTCTTATCTCATCTTCCTTCTCCAGTTGTGGTTGATCAGTTGGAGGTTCAGTTCAATCAATCTGACTGTAACTTTGTGATGCATAGTGCACAGGAAGACTCACTCCCTTCATATTCAAATTTGCATGGCCAAGTTATTCAAGATACTTCTTCTCTTACTTTACAGGATCATTATGGAATTGAATTAATTTGTTTTACCCTGAGCATTAATCTTAGGAGTTGCTGGCCTGACAATGTGATCTCTGTGACTTTAGGTGCTCTTTCTTCAGACAAATTATTACATACTATTTTTACTGCTTAA
- the LOC103645578 gene encoding trafficking protein particle complex subunit 11-like: MIGTSTRLPPTQRLVEIKAVAEQFHFKISTLLLHAGKVVEVITWFRKHIKSYERVLGTPEVAFLHWEWFSRQFLVFGELIETTSTTIPDTLSPRFGTADNTLTEWEFQPAYYYQLAATYLREKRYAIECSSSMANLTTEVNGVPESVMPSVYVGQYVRLFEQGDTVSLLPLSDTEYTSYALSEAERFQDSYEIIALFRKAYESFQSLGATRMASACSSGMAIEYYATGDFSNTKQLFDSVAGLYRQEGWTSLLWENLGYLRECSMKLNSPKDFISYSLEMAALPLFSGSGEENRENKIKSGPAGSPTISRRENIQQEVINVLERKQSSEGTYDGFNNEIEEVTHLDIHQISLLRMVLTAFVAFHDQSVKPGSPLLVSVSLLSHLPSPVVVDQLEVQFNQSDCNFMMHSAQEDSLPSYSNLHGQVIQDTSSLTLQDHYGIELICFTLSINLRSCWPDNVISVTLGALSSDKLLHTIVTA, encoded by the exons ATGATTGGAACTTCGACAAGGTTGCCTCCAACCCAACGCCTGGTTGAGATAAAAGCAGTTGCCGAGCAATTTCACTTTAAGATATCAACCTTGCTACTTCATGCCGGGAAAGTGGTAGAAGTAATCACATGGTTCCGTAAGCATATCAAAAGCTATGAACGGGTTCTTGGAACACCAGAAGTTGCTTTTCTTCACTGGGAATGGTTTAGCAGGCAGTTCCTTGTCTTTGGTGAGCTGATAGAAACAACATCCACAACTATTCCAGATACACTATCTCCTCGATTTGGCACTGCAGACAACACATTGACTGAGTGGGAATTTCAGCCAGCATACTACTATCAG TTAGCGGCAACTTACTTGAGGGAGAAGAGGTATGCCATCGAATGCTCGTCATCAATGGCTAACCTTACAACAGAAGTTAATGGAGTACCTGAGTCAGTAATGCCTTCTGTATATGTTGGCCAATATGTGCGCTTGTTTGAGCAAGGAGATACAGTTAGTCTACTACC CCTTTCTGATACTGAATACACCAGCTATGCTTTGTCAGAAGCTGAAAGGTTTCAAGATTCTTATGAGATAATAGCATTGTTCAGAAAAGCTTATGAATCATTTCAGAGCCTAGGTGCTACAAGAATGGCTTCTGCCTGTAGCAGTGGAATGGCCATAGAATATTACGCAACTGGTGATTTTAGCAACACAAAACAGCTTTTTGATAGTGTTGCTGGTCTATACCGTCAAGAGGGTTGGACCAGTTTGCTCTGGGAGAACCTAGGATACTTGAGAGAGTGCTCAATGAAACTTAATTCTCCCAAGGATTTTATCAGCTATTCCCTAGAGATGGCTGCATTACCATTATTTTctggtagtggagaggaaaatcgAGAAAACAAAATTAAGAGTGGGCCTGCAGGTTCCCCTACCATTTCCAGGAGAGAGAATATACAGCAGGAAGTTATTAATGTTTTGGAAAGAAAACAGTCATCAGAAGGAACATATGATGGATTTAATAATGAGATAGAAGAAGTTACTCACCTTGATATTCATCAGATAAGTCTGCTAAGAATGGTGCTTACTGCATTTGTTGCTTTTCATGATCAATCTGTAAAACCTGGTTCACCTCTGCTTGTCAGCGTGTCACTCTTATCTCATCTTCCTTCTCCAGTTGTGGTTGATCAGTTGGAGGTTCAGTTCAATCAATCTGACTGTAACTTTATGATGCATAGTGCACAGGAAGACTCACTCCCTTCATATTCAAATTTGCATGGCCAAGTTATTCAAGATACTTCTTCTCTTACTTTACAGGATCATTATGGAATTGAATTAATTTGTTTTACCCTGAGCATTAATCTTAGGAGTTGCTGGCCTGACAATGTGATCTCTGTGACTTTAGGTGCTCTTTCTTCAGACAAATTATTACATACTATTGTTACTGCTTAA